ATATAAAGTTTACCTTTCTAGATGTCTAAAGTCCCCAATTTTTTAGctagttttgtttgttttaagCTATGGTGTTCGGACTCTCCATAAATGATACGCACCTGTATGGAATCCTTCAAGAATGCACTACTTCTGAAGGAGACATTTTTGAAGATTCCGAGCAACATAATATTCAAATTCCCCATATTTAGCtagttttgtttgtttatgCCTATTGTAGTGTACccttttggtttgattttataGATCTTGTTTGTTCCTAAAGCATATTGTACATAGTGGCTGTCTACATCTATGCTTGATGTGGTATGTGTATATTGATCTTTGATTTGTCTTTTAAGATGGCAATATAAATGACAAAACTAAAAGTACAAAGGAAAAGACTCAAGCTTTGTTCAatcctttttcttatttttaaacgtgatctttttcttttcttttgttatattCTTGAATTGGATCTTAGTGTAATATTTGTGTAACTATTGATAGTGTTTCAGAGCCTACACGGCTACTGAGGTGGCTATAgtattggggggggggggttgtagACAAAAAGTTAGCATAAGGTGGCTCCAGTGCTGATTTTAGCTCTATAAGGGCATTGGTTCTTTTGATTGGTAAAACTGCATTGACACCCTTTAGCATAAGCTAGCCCCGTCACTGTTTTTAATTCTTTACTTGCGTTGGTTCTTTTGGTTGGTAAAAAAGCATTGGTTTAATTTGCTGCTTTGgatatttttttccttccatTGTGTCATGTGAATGACTTGATTTTTTACTCATAGGTATGAAATCAAGCCGAACAATGCAATTCTTGCAGAGGACAAGCACTTGCCTATGTAAGTGGTTTCTTTTTAGGCTTTAGCTTTTTGTAATTGAAAAAACTTCATTAGGTTAGCTTATACCGTGCTGAGTAAATCTGAAGAACTTCAATTTCCATAGACTTTGTAGGTAGCACAATTTCCTTTTTTCTTGAAGAATTAGTTTTGAGAAATAagatttatttagttttaggaCGTTTAGGGGTTTCTTTTTTCCTGTTTAAGTGTCCGTTGCATGGGAATCGCTTTCTTGAAATTAATACTCAAATAGgtattatttaataacatttcCAACCAGCTTTGTGAAGGGTGAGCCTACAAAAAGTGGTAATGAGCCTATTATCATTGCTGATTTGAACTGTGGAAGAATAGTTGTATGCTTGGGGAGTGGGGACACAAACTTAAGTAAGAGAGGCTACCAGCCCACGTTCTTCTGAAGCAAAGTGTTATTTTTATGCCTTAAGTCacaaaattgttgaaagaaCTTTTTTATACCAGGTATGATGAAATGGCAGCCAAGCCCACTGTTGAATACATTGCTGGAGGTAATTTTCCCATCACccaatacatttttaattcataatGAAGATACTAGGATCATTGACTCGTGGTCTTAATTCTGATATGCAGGTGCAACACAAAACTCAATCAGAGTGGCTCAGGTGTCTTGTCGTCTGAAGTTTTTAGTGGTTCTAGGCAATCTGACATGAACATATAATTTAGAAGAATAATTTCTTTTTGCATTTGCAGTGGATGCTACCATTTCCAGGTGCAACAAGTTACATGGGCTCAGTTGGGAAGGACAAGTTTGGGGaggaaatgaagaaaaatgcaCAGGATGCTGGCGTCAATGTAAGATTCTTTTTCCTTGATTTTCTCTTCTTAGTTTGACAATCTTTTTGTGTTTCGGGGCATTGTGGATTCGTTAGCACGATTATTACTCATGTTTGCCTTTATCATCTATGCTTTGAACTTATAAcatgaaaacaaaatattttgaccCCAACTTGTCTTTACGTACGGATTAATATAGGTTCATTACTATGAGGATGAGACTGCTCCAACAGGGACTTGTGCTGTTTGTGTGCTAGATGGCGAGAGGTTAGTTTAATGCAATTTTCCATTATATGTGTAGTTGTGTACTATGGTTCTGGTGTATAGTTTAGTCTTTCTTTCTTGTTATCCAAGGAGGGAaaggaagagaaaaagaaaCACTCTAAATGATTAAAGAAGAATTTCCACATGCTTTTCTTGTTAAGGTGATGATCTGCTATTGATTATGCAGGTCATTGGTTGCTAACTTATCAGCTGCAAACTGCTACAAGGTTGACCATTTGAAACGACCAGAGAACTGGGCCTTGGGTAGGAACATCAATTCCTGTTTCTATGTTGATAAGACCTAAGATATTAAGTCTATTTTAAACTAACACATCTATTTGTGGACAGTTGAGAAAGCCAAATTTTACTATATTGCTGGATTCTTTCTCACCGTTTCTCCAGAATCTATTCAGCTTGTTGCTGAGCACGCAGCAGCCAATAACAAGGTATGCAGTTGACATTGTTTATGTGTGACTGGTCTTTTTGGTAGTTTGTGCAGGAACCAATCACATTTTGTCTTGGCTTATTCACTTATGTTATTTTCGTTTCAAACTGCTTTATAATGCTCTACTTAAGCCGAGGGTCTATTAGAAACAACCTCTCGACCTCCCAAGGTAGGAGTAAGGTCTGCGTATGCactaccctccccagaccccaccAGTGAGAGTACACTGTGTATGTAATTGTGTGCATAAATCAACCATATAATATTCTATTCCACCCTGCTGCAGATCTTCTCAATGAACCTTTCAGCACCATTCATCTGCGAGTTCTTCAGGGATCCTCAAGAGAAAGCCTTGCCGTAAGGCCAATTTCCTACCTTGTCAAGGTAAATGAAGGTAGATGATACTGATCTCGGGATTGacatttttctgttt
The nucleotide sequence above comes from Solanum pennellii chromosome 9, SPENNV200. Encoded proteins:
- the LOC107029244 gene encoding adenosine kinase 2-like, translated to MEYDGILLGMGNPLLDISAVVDQDFLNKYEIKPNNAILAEDKHLPMYDEMAAKPTVEYIAGGATQNSIRVAQWMLPFPGATSYMGSVGKDKFGEEMKKNAQDAGVNVHYYEDETAPTGTCAVCVLDGERSLVANLSAANCYKVDHLKRPENWALVEKAKFYYIAGFFLTVSPESIQLVAEHAAANNKIFSMNLSAPFICEFFRDPQEKALPYMDFVFGNETEARTFSKVHGWEADNVEEIALKISQWPKASGHKRITVITQGADPVVVAEDGKVKLFPVIPLPKEKLVDTNGAGDAFVGGFLSQLVQEKPIAECVRAGCYASNVIIQRSGCTYPEKPDFA